The genomic segment GGCGCTTCCGTGCCAAGTGACCGCGGACCACGTCGAGCTGCCGCCTGTGGACATCCAACGTGCTCAGCACAAAATCTGCCATTACACATTTGACCGCGAGAGCTGGAAGACCGACGGCATCGCCGATGGCTTCTGGATACAGTGCCGCGTTGAAGCGCTCATCCAGGTTGGACGCTTGATGAGAGAGTCCCGCGACGGCTTCGGCAAAGTAACCGGCGATGTTGTTGATCGCCGCCCTGAGGAGGAGCACGGGGTTCTCGCTGGCGTACTTTCTCAAACCATCATCGCCGCGCCAAGTTCGCGTATTCCGGCCAAGCCAGACGGGCTTCCCGGTATAACTCTGCCGGAACAACCGAGCCCCACAAATGGTCTCTCCCATGACTTTCGCTACAATCACATGACCAGCTGCATGAGCAGCGGCTTGCGGCAATGTCGCGTGATCGATTCCGAATTCACACTCGATGGCTTGAACACTGCGGTACTGTCCAAGCAGTTGCTCGCGACTCAGATTGGCGATGCTGTTCGGCGCGTTTCGAAGGGGCTCATTTTCTGGTCTGAACGACGGCCTCTGGAGCGTTGCTTGAATCGCTGTCGTCATCGCCTTGTCCTGGTCCTGCCTGAGGGTGTGGAGGATCTCAGTCATGGTGATGTCCTCTCTCAAGTGCATCGACAATCTCGGGGGAGTTGGTCATGACCAACTGGTTACCCCCAGCAAGAACGACCATGCTGGCTTCCCCTCGCTCAATCGCATCCGCGATGGCAAGCGCTGCCCGTGCCGCTCCCGGCCCCGCTATCCATTCGCTATCTGCCTCCCAGGAAAAAGGCATCGGCAGAGGACGGCGGCGCAGGTGAGTTTCGTTGTTCCGGGAGATAACCACCGCAGCCCCCTCGGGAACCACTTGACCGGCCTTGCGGGCGCGCTGAGTCTCTGCGAACGTGGGTCGGCGGACAAATGACTCGCCTCTGTTCCATTTGAGGAGTTCGCCGTCCAGCCATTCGGCTGCAGAGAGAAGTGTGGCGTCGATCTCCTCCTCCGTAATCGGCATACCGCGCTTGATACTTGCGCCGTTCGTCGCCTTTACCTTAACCAGGCAATCGCGGCAGATCCAGGCGATCAGCCACTCGCCCTCGCAATGCAGGATCCAGCAGGTCAGTGCCGACAGCGGCGCGACCTTTTCGCAACAGTCGCAGGATTTCGACTGTACGTCGGCAGCAATCGCCACAAGCGGCAGGACCAGTGAGAGTTCGTGGATCTTGTTCATTTGGCCACCTCTCCGGACAGCAGTCGCTCAACGGCGTCAGCGTCCCAGAGAAGGCGACCATTCGGCAGCTTGAGCGGGATCATGCCCATGAAATGGCCGCTGCGGCAAAGGGCTGCCCGCAAGGTTTGCGGGCGAAGGAACAGCCGGGCAGCGGCGGATTCGGTAGAAAGTCTTGCGGCCGCCGGGCGGGTACTCGGCGCGGTGTTGGTGTTTCGCATTTGAATCGACTCCAATTAACCCGTCTGCACGGTATGGAGCGCATTTCAAATTACGGGCCTTCCGCGGGGCATTACTGCCGGTATTGATTCCCTGTATTGGCAAGGATTACCAGCCGAACACCCGGTATTTCAACCGGAAACAGCACCCGGTGTTCAAAGGTACTCAGCGCTGTCTTCCCATTGCGGCAAGAAATCCGGGAAGTAGTCGTTCAGGAACTTGGTCAGCTCTGGCTTGCGAACTACCCATTTCTTGTGCGGCGTCGGTGTGGCGAGGCAATGGGCGAGAAGAGCTGGATTCCAGAGGTGCGAGCCACCGACCCCTTTACCCGGTCGTCCCACTCTGTTACAGGCGCCATCTACCCACTTCGGTATCTCGTCAAGGATTTTCTTGAGCGGTGGGGCTCTGGGAGGCAGGGGCCATTCGACTGAGAGTATTTCCTGTTTTGTGAGTCCGGGTCGAGTCTCTCGCTGTGCTCCGGATGCCTCCGGTACCGGCAACTCGGTATCGGAGGCCGACGTTGTTTCGTACCAAGCGGAAAATAGGTCGCCATCCATGTCGCAGTATTCGGTCAACCATTTCGCCACGGCCTGAACCGTCGTGTAGTTCACGCCGATAGTGTCGTCGGAATAGGCAATCGGCCTTCCGACCGAGTCCTTTACAGGGAACTTGCCCCTACGCCCTGCGCGGATCACATATCCCATCCAATTGCGTTCCCCCAAGTACGTCGTCACCGCAGGACGTTCGATCGCATCTGGCTTGCAAGTGATGTCTAGATCGACCTCGGGTCCAACGACCGGGACAGACTCAGGCGCAGGACTGGCATTGGGGCGGGGGGTAGGATAGACCTCATTCAGGAGTTGAGGCAGATCGGAAATGCTGATGATGGTCCGTGCAGACATGGTGCTCTCGTTCTCTCACACCCCCCCGACGCTCTCGGTGAGGCTTTCCGTAGTTCGTTCCGCCGAGTTTGATGCGGTAAAACCCTCACTCCCGGCCGCCTTGGTACTGCACCGTCTCCGGTCGCTGCGATCCTGCGCCTCCCGGAATTCGTCCTCTAACCGTTTCAGGAGCAGGTGCGCCGCATCTTGCGTTAGGGAACTGCTGATACGCACCTTTTCGCCGTGACCCAATTGCGGAATTCGCGCGCCTCTGGACGCCGGCTCTTAAGTGCCAGTGCGTAGCTGCCGGGCTCGATGATGATGGTCGCTTCCTGATCGCCGCCGGGGGTGCGCAGAATGTGCGCTCCGTTTTCGTCGTCGAGGATGCGCGGCGCCCCGGCTGCGCGAGAAGCCAAGAACGTTGGCGAGGTCAGCGAGGACGAACCAAGGCTCGTCGTCACGGGAAAGGGTACGCACTTCGGAGGTGTGGAAAAGGAACCCGGTAGGCGTGGACGCGCCGGGGGCGGTGGTGGTCATGGCAATGATCCTCTGAAAGCGGTGTGTCCCAGACCTTCCTTCTCCTCCAGCGTCCCAGCGGCCTTCCAGCTCCGTTCCGGCGTTCTTCCTCGCCGTGAGCGGGATCCTCGACCCTATCAGTCCTTTCAACGTGGCGGACGTACGAGCTGCTAACGAGATTGCCCAGGACCAAGGGGTTCATCCGGTCTAGGTTGGGCAGTGGAAGAAGGCGACCCAGGAGGAGGCCAAGACCTTGTTCGAGGGCACGCGCGGTCCCAAATCGGTGGCGTCACAGCATTCCCGATTTCCAGGCCGTCCTCCTAGTCCTATTCTTCTTCGTCCTCGCCTGCTCGCTGCGCCTGAATGCCCTCCGTCCACTCGGTGAAACGCTTGCAATAGAGTGCCGCCAGTTCGGGGTAAAACGGGGAGCTGGCGGTCAGGAAATCCTTCAGCCGGTCGAGGTCGCTGCCGACGTCCAGGTTACGGGCGATGATACCCAGCGTTAAAGCGGCGCGCTCGATGAATTGTTCGAGTTGGCCCAGCGTCAGCGGTCGAATCGAGGTTCGCCGGGTATGTTCGGTCAGCGTGCCGCCCTTGTACTCATCAACGATACGGTAATAGATTCGCCGTTTCCCTTTGGTCGCCCGCACGCTGATGACGTCACCGGTGACGGAGCGCAGGCTGATACGGGCGATTTCGACCTCACTCCAACCCAGGTCGGGAAGGTACTCGCCGCCCATGAGGCTAGGGTGGATGCGGCCGAGAGACGCACGCACGTCGTCGCTGAGCGACTCAGCGGCCAGCCAGTCCGCCAGTTCGCTCAGCCGGCCCTGTTCTCGCAGTATCCGGATATGCCGCTGACGCTCGGCACCTTTTACAGTTCCCAGCAGGTGGGTCTCCAGGCTGAGCGGCCAGAAGTAGCCCGAAGGGCGGAAGTCGGGATCGATTTCCATCATCGCCGCTCCGGCGCCGGGGCGAGGACATTCCGTGGGACAGCGATGGCTTGGCCAAGGACGGCAAGCGACTTCAGCAATGCATGACGGTTCATTTTCTTCTCCGGTTTAGCCGCGGTGTCAAAATGACGGGGGCGGCAAGTCAGACGAAATCCCCCCGATCCGTTTCCCGTTCGGGCGGTGGATTAGGCCGCGTTCGCTCTTACAAGGGTCGGTAGCTACGACGTGCGCTGGTCTCCTTTCATCGCCATCAGTGCCCGTTCTATGGCGATCGCTGCTGGCAACATCGGGTCATCCGGGTCGGTAAGGATGGCCAGCCGTTGCATCTAGATGCCTGAGAATGGCTTGATCGTTCTCTTCCGCTTCGGCGGTTGGCGTCAGGACTTCAGATGGCTCAGGCGAAACCGTCTGCGCAAGACGCCAGACATCGGTGTAGCGCCGGACCACCGTTTCGTCCAGCCCCACCAGAGTGCCGGTCACCGCTCTATTGCAGCTGGCGCGGATGCCGATGGATGTCCAGCGGTCCTTCTTACGCTCAATCCCGATCGTTGCCACGGGCTTGCCCACCGCGTTGGTGACGTTGAACAGGCGCATGGTCCCTGCCGCGCACTCTTCAAGGTACCGGTCGGCACAGTGGTGCTGCCGCAGCGCTTCCCGCCGCACCTGCCACACATTCGTGAGCGGCGTGATGGTCCACTCTCCGGCGCGAACAGTGCCCAGGGCCGAGACCCATTCGAGGTGCCCGAGGGCTGCCGACGCCTCAGCTTCGCGTTTCCATTCCGCCGCCCGCCGAGTCAGATGCTCCCAGCCTGCCTTGAGCTGATTCTTGACGAGCACCGGCTGCCCGGCCTCCAACCAGGTCATCACTTCCACCAGATCGTTGCGCACGAATGGCGCCAGCGAGCCTGCACCAAGCCGGCGCTCCGCCTCGGCCAGCAGGATGCGGACTACCGGCACCGGCAGGCGCACATTCCGGAAACAGATGGCACAACCTGCGGTGTCAAACGCGTCGTGAAGAAGGAGCCGTTGGATCGCCGGTGCCATCGGGGTTGTTCGGCGCAGAGCCATCAGGCAGCGCAGCCAGCAAGCAAGTTCGAGACTCCGCCCGGTGACCTCACCGTCCGGACCGATCCAGTCACGGACATGGCGAAAGTCCTTCTCTTGTCCGTTGGCGAGCAGACGCCAGCCCGCCGGGCTGACCCTCCCGCGCTCGATTTCACGCTTCATCCATGCAACCACTTGATCGCTCGCACCGCACAGACCTTCGTCGAGGAGGAACGTCAGCAGCCAGACCAGTCGCGGGTTGTCTCGTTGCACCTGCGCGTACTGCGCCTGGTAACGTATCGTCCGGTTGTAGAGGAGGTTGCAGACAAAGTGATTGAGGTGCCGCGGGCGGCCTGCCCGAGCCCAGGCGAGGATCTGTGGATCAGGCTGGATCGCTTCGCGCAAGGCGTAGCGCAAGCGCTGCCAGTAAGTGCTGCGGCGCAGGGATTGCCACAGCTCGTTCTGGACCGAGACGAGGAAAGCCTCCGCCCCGTCTTGGTCGCCCGGGTGACGCAACACGTCGCCGAGCACCCGCCACCAACCACACAGATAGTGTTCGAGGAAGCCGCCATTGGGCAGCATCGGAAGATCGAGGCTCCAGCGATACTTTGCCGGGACGAACTTCCGCTGACCGACCAGTGGCGTTAAGTGGGTGAGACTCACCCCGCCACTTCGCTTGCTGCGGATGTAGCGCACGCAGCCAAAGAATTCGGCGACCCGGCGGGCGCGGGTGTCGTTGGTTACGATAGGGGTCGCCAACTGGGCGAGCAGGTGGTCCCAGATGAGTTCCAGGGCGTGCTCGAGGCGTTCGGGGATCAATGCACCCGGATGACGTGCCAGCAGGGCTGTCGGGCGTGGCGCATGCGTGGCGTCTCGCAGGAAGGTGGCCGTCATGGTCAGGCTCCCTTCAGGTGATTGAGCAGCGACCAGGCGGCGACGCTGGCCGAGACCCCGGCCGACGACCTGGTGAAGGCGTGGCT from the Accumulibacter sp. genome contains:
- a CDS encoding BRO-N domain-containing protein encodes the protein MTTSLGSSSLTSPTFLASRAAGAPRILDDENGAHILRTPGGDQEATIIIEPGSYALALKSRRPEAREFRNWVTAKRCVSAVP